The following DNA comes from Populus trichocarpa isolate Nisqually-1 chromosome 19, P.trichocarpa_v4.1, whole genome shotgun sequence.
ccACATCTTCAACcagcataatttttaaaattgaataaaaaaaaatattatatcctCATATACAAGTTCTTAAATTCCTCATTTTTCTTATCCAATCAATATATGACTTGTCTCCTTATTTCAAGCTTGGTTTCATAGCTTCCCATCAAGCTTGGTTTCATAGCTTCCAATCCTGCCATAATTGAGGGCAcaagatttttattaattttttaaataatatcaacaaaattccccatagaatttttattaatttttattttttatttttattttatcagaaATTGcagataaaaaatatcatgtcgctattttcattaaaattaatgatgaagACTTTCCATagttatatctataaaaaaatatgttgatatttttgttgttattaccTAATTTTCTGGTAATAAAttagaacaaaaacaaacatgttctTCATGAATTTCATCTTTCTACCCTTATTGAGTctcatcttttttctaaaaaaatatacttcaagatatatttaacaaaaatcaaCCTACCTAGGCCGATTCCCATTACTAATTAACTATATACTGCTATCAAAGTAGAGTATTagttgaaacaaaattatactCTAGATTATGCATATATGAAGACTTGAGTTCTATGGTTGCAATTAAAATCAGTTTTCCaagaacttgaaatttttttcgtGAGGAAACGAATGCAAGAAACACTTTTTTGATACATAAAATGACTATCTGAAAGTTCATGGTTCTAGAACACACAATGCTCATGATCAGATGACAAACAGCCAAAACATGTTACATGCACACAGATTTCTTCTCTTACAATTCCTCCTATAGAATTGAGGAAGATACAATCCACCAATATATATTGATGCCATTTAAGTGTTTCCCATATTGCACTCAAAACATTACTTTCTCTAGCATGATTTCACTAAGTAATTCTAGAGATCATACCAGTTTCATCAGAATGAAATATGTTGCtctaaagaaattcaaaagaaagTGTAAAGTGGTATCAAACTTGAATGGAAAACCAACAAGGAACAAGCCTTCGTTGTTATACAGGATATTACCATACATGTGTAAACCTCTTTCTAATTAACATCTATATATCTTACAGATTTCAAGAAATTGAACTCAAATTCCAAACTGTAGTGCCAAGCGTCTTACTATCATTTTATGCTAAGTTTGGTGCTTTAGTACTGTTTAGAATTCCCAATTAGTCTCAGGATGATGAACTGCAAAATCCCATAGCTCTGAATCCAACTCTATTTCACTTGTGGATCCACTAATAAACCTGTTCAGCCTCTCAGTTACTCTTGCAGCTCCAAAACCATCAGCAGATCCCTTCATCTGcgcaaaataaattcaaattgatcatcCAATTGTCAAGAAAACACGTTGAGGATTAGAAATGAATCAGCATAATGgatcaaatataattattaccTGTGCATGGACTATATGGAAAAAGGAATCTCCAAGAGCTTGAAAATTAGCACTGACAACTTCTACACCTTCTTCATGAAGAATGCtaataatctcataaaataaGAACTGATTACCTAGCCCACTTGTCAAAACTATCTCTAGAGCCGAACCAATTTCATGGATTTTTAGCTGAGGTGATTTTGATGCAGCACTTGATATAGGATCAAAAGTGCATGTATATGATCTTTTTCTGCTTCTTGCtaagctttctttcttttccctggCTTTCTCCAACTTTTCCTCCAGACTCTTTATATAGTTTATTGCTCGATCTATCTGATCAGGCAGAGGTTGTGCTTCCTGCATATATACCCAcagcaaaaggaaaaatattttcaataattttgccaattcaagaaacaaaagagaacAAGAAATATCATCCAAACGCAACTTGTAAATCCCAAATCTTTCTAATCCAAACGCAATAATCTGTCTGCAATAACATGAGAGCAAGGACAGCTTGGCCTCTTCATGGGAGGTTAAAGGCAGCATGCTAGAATGAAATAATACAAGAAGACATGAATTTAGAGAGAGTGAAAGATGGAGAACCTTGAAGTTTTGATTAGGGAGGAGAGAATTGAGACTGGAGTAAAGGCTTTTCATTTGATTTCTCCTATTTCTCTCAACGACtttcctctctgtttttgtAGAAGAAATATTAGACCTACCACTCCTACTCTGCATTATTGTCCCTCCAGTTTTTGCAACCATGACTCCCCTCGGAAACCTCAGACAGACGAGTGAAGATGGCAGATCCATTTACTTGGCATATCTTTATAGACACCATCTAGACAGGTCCCGAAaagtccaagaaaaaaaaattaatttggactGAGGTCATCAAAGCAATCGTCACGTAATGGTCATCACTTTGCCTTGTCATCCTCTACATCATCAGCTGCCAATTTGGAATCTAGAGTAGCAATTTACCTgtctattttttagtttaatggatggggtttttattgattttggttatgcttgtctttttaattttttaatttattttattataaaacccgttaaaataatttaaaaatataaaaaaaataatttaaaatttcaagtttattttaaaaacacagcaTGACGAACATGTTTTCGATAATGTAAGAGAGAAACCATTTATAATTTAGAATTCACGGTATTTTCTTATTAGAATATTATCCAATTTTATCTAATTCTATAAatgtttgatatatatatatcaaacatTTTGTCTTGAGACATTTAACCgtattttgtttctaattttccTGGACGAGGTCCCACGGGACCCATTTCACATGCACCATGCACCTTGGTCGAAGCCTCACGGTCTTGGGTTCCATGAGAATTCCCACTGGGGTCGACTTCCTTGGCTTCGGGATCATTATAAACACACTAATTAGATTGTAAACACACTAATTAGATTGTAAACACATGAACCATgcaactttagttttttttttcttttcacacatactaatatttattataaacacactaatttttatttttattatgagaaAAGAGGATGCTGCCACttaaaaattgtattattttctaacaagatatatgaaaaaacaagatcttgagtatttttaagatcagcatataaaaataatttgaaaatatcaaaaatatattaatttaaaataaaaaaatttaaatttttttaaaaatacttttcaaacacATTCCCAAACACTAATAATTATTGCAAATTAAAGTAATTTGAAACTACAATCTTGTAAGGAAAAACATCCACTTTTGTAATTAGGTTAACTTCGTACCTTTGTATGGTCCGTGTTTGTGTTGATATGAAAGGTGCATGATATTAATTATGGAGTGTTTCCATCTGTGATTTCAATTCATGAGAAACGCCATTAATCCCTTTACGTTGTACGTAGGGCAAGTTCCTGGATCATACGAAGGGGTCAAAGAGGATCAAAATAATGCGGCATGTGGCAAATAGACGAAACTTGCTCCTATGTTCTTGACTTCACATAAGAGATGtttaaaagtgaattttaatttgttttttttttgttaaaatttaaattaataagttttctaatatttttaaattattttaattttttattattcattaaaacaACTCCTAACATGATTCTAAACCTTTTAATAAGATGTTTTAATAAGATATTTGGAATagataattgttgttttttaaaatgtttttcatttgaaaacatattaaaataatattttttttattttttaaaaattatttttaatattagcatatcaaaataattaaaataatttgaaacatcgAAAAcatattaacttaaaataaaattaataaattttttttaattttctcacgAAGAATTCTATAATACCAAACACTGTTTAATATACTTTAATATACTTGAGTGTTTCTTGGAAATTTGCTGTACCTATCTCGGCCCCGCGCTGTGGATAGGAAAGGATCAGTAGTATACTTTGTCAAAGAAAGCCTGAGGTCCTTCAATGGAAATTGACTGTGCAAATTGCGGCTTCAGTGTTCTCACAGAAGACTGGGTTTCCAAATAAAAGTGGGCACATATGTGGTATAGTGTTGTCGTCGTTGTCAAAAGCATATTGCTAAAGTCTCATTGTTTGAGAGTGGGTTGATTTTGTGTCTCAGTGAATTGCTTATTTGTTGATCCAAAACTTGCGTTTGGGATTAGGTTTTTCATATAACTATTTTGGATATTGTCTGGTTAGATTCGAGTGAGGTATAatctagttaattttttaaaaaaaataaataaaatcttatttaaaataacatcattttaatttcttaaaaaataatttatcaaaacgGTATCATTTTGTCAAAAATTTGAGTTATATCTAACCGGCCAAACAActatggaaaaaagaataagaaaataataatattgtcgTGAACCGACCACGAATTAGTTCTGGCATTTGTGCTTTGAACTCGTCATAATTTCATGGAAATGGGCAATAGAAATATTCTCCacgattttaatttaaataatattaaagatgAGATGTTTTCATCTGTGTTCAAGACAATCATGGAATGTCTCTCGGGCACTCCCTTCTTTCCAAGTCAAGTTCTGACTTTAAGGTAGGCCCTTCTGGCTTTCCGAAGAACATCAAAGAAATAGAGAACCATTGGTGCATATATACTTCTTTATCCTTCACAATATCCAGGAAATATCTCCACCGCTAATAAATTATAGTCTCTGGCGTCAAGAACGGGCTGCACAAATGGCTATTATACTGAAAACTTTTGATAGAGAAAAAGAGacaagatataaataaatatttatataagactggattttaattattttaaaatataaaaacaaataattatattttaaccaCCTTCGTCTCTTCTATTCTGATATGATAAGTATGATTgcagttactttttaaaatgcatttcacctgaaaatatattaaaataatattttttttattttttaaaaattaattttgaaatcatcgcatcaaaatgatctaaaaacaccgaaaaaatattaatttgaagtaaagaaaaaaataaaatttaaatttaaattttttcaaaaatacttttaaaacacaaaaacaaacagaattaAATCATCTCACTAGATTAACTttgtttacacacacacacttagcCTAGATCAACTAGGTTTTATGTCAATTTATCCCACCATGCCGGGTGCATAAATATGCCTAAAAATTGATTTACATCTCTCACAAAAGAAAGAATATTGgaatttttcccttttaatttctcCATGATCAACCAAGGGCTTAGATTTTAAAGatgttaagaattaatttggcaTATTCTTACACAAAGcttcttccaaaacaaaaaattctattctttacctttaaaaaatagaatgtgAATTTATGGTAATTCAAAGGATTTATATTTGCCTGTATCTTTGAACTCCACGCATAACTTTCTGAACCATAGAAACCTACCACTTTCTTCGCATCGAAGAATTAGCTAGCGGGCATGGAAGCATATATTCCTTCTATGCTCTTTTTTAATACAGATACAAAAATCACCGTTAAAATCCACTATTGATATGAAAAGGGAACCAcctcaacattatttttttcatttaagtccTTTTTCttactggatttttttttcattcaagttatttttttaattgggtccTTTTTGCTTCCCATTTAACAAACCTCAATCTTTTTTCcacctcaattttattttttccattcaagttcttttttttattggatttttttattcaagtccCTTTTTAATTGGATCCTTTTGCTTTTCGTTTAACAaacttcaactttttttctttcattcgtgtccttttttttctttttctaatggATCATTTTACTTTCTATATAATAATTTTCACATGATGAATAAAGGTCGAATTAAGGACCTGGATTTTAAAGGTGCTACAAAATTTAACATATTTCTACACAATGTTTCATTCATAACAAAATTTCTATCATTCTATCattgtcaaaatataaaaatttagcaCAATATTTTTTGTGGTCCTTCCAgagctagaaaataaaattaaagagagtcaagatttcagttattttattattttaattaaaactataaatattattaaaagaaggGCTggaaaaacaatctttttataGAACCCGACCCCAGTCAGCTCCCCTGTCTCCGCCACTATCCTTacctttttcatcttttaatataaatGGGAAGAGAAATGTCATGCATTTTGTTTTAACATGAGACTAATGGTGAATTGTTTCTCGGGTGCTCCTATCTTCCAAGTAAGGTCTTGACTTCAAGAGTCTATatccaaagaaaatcaaaccaCTACAAGACCATTGATGTCTATGTTTCTACGcactagaatttatttttttatcaaaaagtttacatttaattattttactactTGTCTATATGAGACAAAACCACTCATTCCATCGGGGGAAAAGAGATCgcaagagagaaaattaaatattaggcTTTGTGGCGTAATgcaaggtttttattttttattttattttttcagtggATCATTTAAGTTCATAGAATTACTTTAagagttattaaattaatcctATTCAACTCCAAAGTGAGAGGCAATGTTACTAAACTCCAGCCGGATTAGCTGGTACATTCTATTCTAAGTCAAGttttaaagatatataaaaatttatttaaataaatctaGATGATTTGGTAAGTCTATTCTTGATTCggttcaaatttaatttaatttgttttattaaaaatttaaaataatattattttaaagtaatattattttgattaactcgggttaattttCTTAACGTATAAACTAGCTTTGAATTGGATTTTGGATTGGActagaaaaatttaataatttaataactatataatgGGATGCTACTCACTTGACCCACTATGTAAAGCCATTGCAAACTTACTCAAAGGTTTCAAATTTAGAACTGCTGATTTTATCTTtatgctttttatatatatattaatatgaatgtttgGACCAATTTATACATTTGAATGAAAGAATTGCTACTGCCTCATTGACACGGGCAGAAGGGTTTCTCCACCCTCTCACCAaggtttattttggtttttatatttatataaattatgtaaTCATGTCCCTTAGAAATCTAAATTAGCCTCTCTTGAAATTTTATGGAATAAGAGATCTTTAACAATAATTAGTGGTTCCTCATGTGATCgataattttatctaatatatattgaactaagagaaaaagaataattaaaccatttatttttctatttagataATATGCTCTAAAGTtggaaaaacaatatatgaactaagtaatacacacacacacacactaaattAGTTGTATGTCTTGCATTATGGGATacgtttttatttatgtgactATTTATATCTAATCAGTTATTAAGTAATTTGattctattattataattttatttatgtgttattatagttgttataattatgtgtATTTAAACACAAGTAATAGTAGATCTCATAACTTTTATAGGGTATTATTTTTTCCccgactttttatttttttatttattgaaatcaaatttagaatttttttctcaaactaaaatcaaaaggtaataaagtatttttaaaaatatatgacatattttattttcctaattcatatcaaatttaaatttctaaatattttttcataagaaatacTACTgtatcatttgattttgttattttactgaaaaagagcttaattattaaaaaaagaaatcaaataatacACAATTGAATTTCTATATTGTCAAAAACTGTTGAACTATTTTGATATTGGTTTATCtagtatataatatatatgagtttgtttttctattttaccaaaaatatttaatatgcaTCTTAAACTAAAATTGAGCTTtctatttgtttaataaaaaataacttgcaaATAATCTacgataaaaaattatgattaaaaatatttagcatattctttttttttttccgacttgatataatattttgatttttctatttttatttgccTACATTATACTTAAGATAGACCcattatatatgtttaattttattggcTAAAACTTACTTATATTGATTCATAAGCAATCTATATATCATAATTAACCATagcattattttaaattaaattcattttaaaaatttatatgggaCAAGTAACGAGGATAAAAACTATACACTTGGCATCAAAAGAATTGGACGAGATGTCCTGACTTTTATGTCCTGACTCCACCACTACACAGACATGGAAATCTCTTATGGGACATCACATGTGGGTATTAGGACAATGATTGGTCACCAAGTTTCTAAAGAGCTTTTGAACGAAAAGATATGGTTGATCAATCCCAGGAGAGTACATGATAGTTATTGTTCTAGTGGATTTAGCTcgaacaataatatattttttttaatataatttatgattttggattcaaaagaaaaaaaaattcctagaaaatagttttagaaaattTACTTATCTAAAATGTTGTCACCAAGATATTTAGCTTAGTTATACAAAAGCAAGCcatagctgttttttttttcatcactcCAGTAATTATATTCTTACAAATATAGTtatgtttaacttttttttatagagactaagattgttattaattaatatgttatatcatcactttttatttatttatattttaaaaaagtttatcggttcacacacacacacacatataatgtgatatttcttcaacttgtttttatacgtttaattgagttaattttatccttcagtaTACACTAAGTTTCTTATATATTCttctattatattttagatAGCATATTGAAATTAGTTAAGTTATTTgcatataaatataagaaacacATGACTTATAAACTTAATATAtgttaaagtataattaaactTATCATCATGTGCAAATCatgtaattgattttgataaacTGACTTGAAAATTTCAtctaaatgataaattaaaaactttactAACTTACTTAATGATAAGTTCTAAAATTCAAGATacttagaaataaaaatgatgtattgaataattgattcatattttagttcaagtaatttaattaatttttcatagtTAAGGTATCTTATATAAAAAGCTTATGGGGTTGATAACTAGTAGCAAGTGATGCTTGGTAAGCTAAAGTTACCGGTAGCTGTAGTAGTACCAGGTGGTGTCTGGTAAGCTACGTAATCATTAGCTGGTATCTGTAAAAAGTCATCttaacccaatagtttaagttgttaggtgaggtttcaagatataatttatattattctctaacactctTTGATGGATGTAAGGACTCTCCGAACATAAAGTTAGTAaatttatagagagagaaagtgcaatgatattttagagagatggactctgaaaaaatatatgcttaatatattaaaactaaagaGATTATGAATCTTTAacttgaaggattcatggtgtatttatagcttATGAGTCTTGTCCTGTTGTGAAGAAAagagacaaaatataattttacccttgtgatattttaagttgtattctactcaaaataatatatattagattaatataaaatattaaaagactcACATGAGGTATCAAaaaaatctctagcaagttttggGCTTAGGCCCattagagataaaaaataaatctggaCAAGCTATTTAGATCCAAATATGTTGAATTTGAGAGTGGAAACTTGACCTCGCACCAAGGATACTAAGCAGCACACCCAACAAGTTTAGCATGGGCTCAAACGAGAAGCTCGAGCGCATGCCTTCTAGGGAGTTGGGCTCCCACTTTTCTTGACCCTCTGCTATACTTTAAGGTCATGCTACCAAGCTCGAGTTCAAGAGAGTTTTTTGGCCTAATCTTAGAGTATTTTTTGGAtccatatttaaataaaaataaaagtatagaCGGAAGAAATAACCCATGATTGCATCATAAGAAAATACATGCTTTCGaacaatcattttaaaaatatatacaaaaatagaaaGTAAGACAAATCCCCTTTTAAGAGAAAAAGTTTTATGTATCCTTATCATACAATCAACCAACCCCACTCAATCACCTAACTCTCAAACCCAACACAAATGCTAGTATTTATTTACAACTAAACATAGACTAAACTAAACCGTGGACAAATTAACTTTATTTCTCTACAGAAGCAAAACTTGGGGTTATTTAGCGCGGCACAAGTGTCTGAACTTGAACATGTCAAACGTTTTTTTTGAGTCTCAGTACTCGTCAAGGAAGATCATCAAGCCAAGTTTACATGCATGGATATTGAAATGGATAATTAAGCTGTCTCCAAGGTCCCCATTGCAGGAATCCCTTTAGGCATAATCTTCCGAAATTTGAGTCACAAAACTTGAACTGCTGTACAGTGCCAGACAGGCAAAGCCTCCGATAGATCACAAGTTAACATGGATGCCCTAGACTTGGGCGGCCGGTCCGAAAATCCACCAGGAAAATATGGTGCTGGTGTTGTTCTCTCACATGTGCCTGCCCACTTAGATTGCATATACTTAAGCTTCCTCCATGGACCCAAgtgcatcttcttctccttcatgcACTCTTTAGCTGCTGAACATAATATCTTGATCAAGGCTTTTAGCCTTTCCGTCTTGCCTACATATACCTCCGGTAACCGGTTAATTAGCTGTTTGTATTCTTGATTTGCTTTCGCCATCTCAAATTCGGCTCGAAAATTCAACTCAATTACCACTCTCACTTCTcctttctttgaatttaatttgtCCACCACTTCCAAAAAAGTGTGTTCCCCTGCATAAATTTGCAGAAAAATGTTTAACCCCAGCAGTCACTTAGATCATACGTGTCTATATAGCTCCATTAATAACATCCTATGGTCTTAATCAATACTGATTATTTCATGATAATCATCTTAATTATGGTTAACAGTGATAACATTTTTGTCATGAGAAGATAGAAAgaaatgatttatttgttgAACCTGAAGGAATTTCTTCAGATCTCTTCCACTTGGACTCGCAAATGGCACAATTATAGCCTTGATTTTGAAGCCGAATTGAAATTTCTCTTTGCAAGCAATTCCGGCAAGCTCCGGGCATCGGTTTCCCACACAAACAATACATGCCCACCCCATCAATTTCCTTCATAGCCTCTTTTGTAGCTTGACGAATTTTGGTCTCAAGAGAACTTGTTCTATACAATGTTCCCTGCAAAAGCAACCATAAATAATCAATACTAATTTCCATTACGCATAATTTAATCTCACAGTGACCTTAAAGTACCTTGGGCACattgtaaattgaaaagaaaatgaaaattcacCTGAAGAAGTTGGATTTGTGTTTCCCAAAATTTGTTGTTCTCTTCAACATTACAAGGATtaatctcatcatcatcatcatcctcattaTAATCACCGGAGGTACATAAACTCTCATGTGACACCTCCTGTTCTTCCCAAGACCCGAAAACAATGTCAGTAAAATACGCCGGATCATCAGAAAATCCGACATCCTCCTCAAAACCCCGGTAGTTTAAAGGTATTCTGGCTATGACTTGAGCCATGTAATTCTTAAACAAACAAGCTTCGAAAAAAGAAATGTTtcggttgtggtttgaaaaagtCCCTGAAAGAGTGGCGTATTTATATTAAGATTTTGTGTCCTAAGTGGACGTACTATATGCCGCATACATGAAGGTTGTCTTTGACTTATGTGGCAAGTACTCATTGGATCTCGAGCAAGTTTATTACAGTGGCAGCTGTGCTCCACGTCAGTCTGAGCAATAATTGTTAGCTGGATAACTCTGGATATGCTCAAAATATTCTATCATGAGATACTACTATGTTACAGAGTATTGGTCAAGTTTATTAAGATAATCACAGAAGGAGTGATCATTaactaatttgaaaatttgtgaGGTTTTATCCTAATAATAGGAGGTTGTGGGGTCtgttataattaaattagaCAAATAGAAAGTTGCCATGTGGAGAAGGAGTTTTGGCATGgcattttttagggtttttttttgggttaatccAAATTAAGTGGGGGTCTAGGAACCATGATGATGTTTCTTGGCATATGCCATCAGGTTATGCATAATGCTACTTGCAAGGGGATATAAGGATATTTTTACTAGGATATTCtataatttagttttctttgtttatattgtattacggtgcatatttttttaaaaaatattttttaatgaaaaatatattaaataaatattattttatttttttatataagtatatcaaatcataaaaaaataatctaaaaattataaatttaatattttttcaagtaaaaaaaaaaattaaaagatactTTGACAAGctaaactacaaaaataaacacaccaTTACTCTTTATTTATCTACATTTGTGATAACCGGAAAATTAgggcttgtgttttttttaaccaaaaacctGTTTTTCAACCCAAAACACCTTAGAAACCATGATAAACCTATCCATAGCCTAAAAGCATAAAATAACcatttcaaaaaccaaaattaacttgaaataaaaaatcaaaccgatgttatatatgttatttcacgagctttaaaggtaaaaaaacttaatatgaacttttctcatcaaatgaaaccatTTGAAACAAACATCTATCATTTTGGTGGTCTAAATCGATGTCgacaatatttttctctctaccACCATAATTTGGCTACCTCTCTCAATACTTTCTCAACTATGGactaaaaatataacaaaaatgaatttttgtactaaaattaaatttgaaaaaaaatagaggcactaaaatcatataatttgtattatttttaaagttagagGACTAAAGtatatttttcctaaaatttcTGGCACACCATCCATGTTTggtatctttttaattttgatccttattttttcaattctgcTTTCGCCTaagaaatctaaattaattagcttttaatcaagattaaatcgtccaaaataaaactttgaggattaaaatgaatttttaaaaaataaacaaggttATGTATAGTAATCACCCCACACGTTTTAATACTGTTTTTTATACTTTagcactttaaaaattaaaaacaaataagataacCCATAAGaaatatctagaaaaataacacattttaaaaataaaaaaaaagaataaaataacacattaaaaaataaaaaaaatgagttattttaacttttcaagGTGGAGTTAGTAAAAATACTCGTGGTACTTAAGATAGGGCCGTATAGTTTGGGGTCAATGATTAGGCAATACAAAAAAAGcagttttaattaataaaccATTTTACTTCATTCATTTATGgacatttaattaatataatgtttttaaaggaATTCGACCGATTATTAATTGAAAGCATAGGACGTTAAttcaatgtaaaataaatgtttagtCCCAAACAAACTGAACTAGTTGTTAAATAAATGGATAAGAGAAACTTGTTTGTCATTTTAAAGGTGCACATGGCGTTCTGGTTAAATGGATTAAGACAAGCTCAATACAAGGGGCTCAAGTGGTTTTCGTTTCTCTTTCGGTGAAAATCATTAACGGGGCTCCATTTCATTTCCAAGCTCAATTTTGAAAATGGAAActtcaagatttgtttttttctt
Coding sequences within:
- the LOC18108549 gene encoding transcription factor bHLH162, whose amino-acid sequence is MVAKTGGTIMQSRSGRSNISSTKTERKVVERNRRNQMKSLYSSLNSLLPNQNFKEAQPLPDQIDRAINYIKSLEEKLEKAREKKESLARSRKRSYTCTFDPISSAASKSPQLKIHEIGSALEIVLTSGLGNQFLFYEIISILHEEGVEVVSANFQALGDSFFHIVHAQMKGSADGFGAARVTERLNRFISGSTSEIELDSELWDFAVHHPETNWEF
- the LOC18108550 gene encoding uncharacterized protein LOC18108550 — protein: MAQVIARIPLNYRGFEEDVGFSDDPAYFTDIVFGSWEEQEVSHESLCTSGDYNEDDDDDEINPCNVEENNKFWETQIQLLQGTLYRTSSLETKIRQATKEAMKEIDGVGMYCLCGKPMPGACRNCLQREISIRLQNQGYNCAICESKWKRSEEIPSGEHTFLEVVDKLNSKKGEVRVVIELNFRAEFEMAKANQEYKQLINRLPEVYVGKTERLKALIKILCSAAKECMKEKKMHLGPWRKLKYMQSKWAGTCERTTPAPYFPGGFSDRPPKSRASMLTCDLSEALPVWHCTAVQVL